One genomic region from Bactrocera tryoni isolate S06 chromosome 3, CSIRO_BtryS06_freeze2, whole genome shotgun sequence encodes:
- the LOC120770425 gene encoding uncharacterized protein LOC120770425 yields MALQNLLQKCVLNIAKTGTFAPTSLIQPVRFSSSVGGCILPKHKKKPAKIRPGRKCIPYKVPICSEEVLKKKRKSKPCQMKADVQEIDPECCPNPCIDMYPRFDDLYYAPSEKNRPYQQTWCEFGNLRITKRPRCCYEEFDIPMPKRRKPKRGPSVDLCEVARKCPNVSPKCVKLIWPGCRTNKCTFKCNYYPPPKDCLKICTPYPSFSECERDLPKPLHPVECNCLEYMGFCPP; encoded by the coding sequence aTGGCATTGCAAAACTTGCTTCAAAAGTGTGTGCTAAATATCGCAAAAACCGGCACGTTTGCGCCGACATCGCTTATACAGCCCGTACGCTTTTCGAGTTCGGTAGGCGGCTGCATTTTACCGAAGCATAAGAAGAAGCCAGCCAAAATCCGACCAGGACGTAAATGTATACCATATAAAGTGCCCATTTGCAGTGAAGaggttttgaagaaaaaacgcAAATCCAAACCCTGTCAAATGAAAGCCGATGTACAAGAAATCGATCCCGAATGCTGTCCAAATCCCTGTATCGATATGTATCCACGTTTTGATGATCTATATTATGCGCCGTCCGAGAAGAATCGTCCATACCAGCAAACTTGGTGTGAATTTGGTAATTTACGTATAACGAAACGGCCACGTTGTTGTTATGAAGAATTCGATATACCAATGCCGAAGCGTCGCAAACCGAAGCGTGGTCCAAGCGTCGATCTATGCGAAGTGGCTAGAAAATGTCCGAATGTATCGCCAAAATGTGTGAAACTCATTTGGCCCGGTTGTCGCACGAACAAATGTACATTCAAATGCAATTACTATCCGCCGCCGAAGGATTGCCTAAAAATCTGTACGCCATATCCGAGCTTTTCGGAATGTGAGAGAGATTTGCCCAAACCATTGCATCCAGTTGAATGCAATTGCTTGGAATACATGGGTTTCTGTCCACCATAA